CGGCCCGACCGCCGAGCGGGCCGGGGCAGCGGTTCGCCGGGGTGGGCGAAGGTCAGCCGGCGAGGCGCGGCAGTACCCGCTCGGCGAACAGGCGCAGACCCCGCCACCCCTCCTCGAGGGGCATCCCGCCGGCCAGCGGATGCAGGACGTAGTTGTCCAGGCCCAGCGCCACGCACTCGTCCGGCGTGACGATCCGGTACACGCCCTCCGCGCGCAGCTCCGCCACCGTCGACGCCCCCGACCGCACGGCCGACCGGATGCCGGCCGACTGCCAGGAGGCGTACGTCCGCGCCTCGTGCAGGAAGTGGCCGCCGTACTCGGCCCACGCCCGGTCCGGATCCTCCGCGACGTGCAGCAGCGGCGTCTCGGCGGCGGGCATCATCGTCCAGCCCTCCGTGCCGTACTCCACGAGCCGCTCCTTGTAGTACGACTCCAGCTCCGGCAGATGCGCGCTCGGGAAGAAGGGGAGTCCCAGACGTGCCGCCCGGCGCGCGGCCGCCCTGGAGGAACCGCCGACCAGCAGCAGCGGATGGGGCTCGGTGCCCGGACGCGGGGTGACCCGGACCGTGCGCCCCCGGTAGGCGAACGGCTCGCCCGTCCACGCCCGGAGCAGCGTCTCC
This genomic stretch from Streptomyces deccanensis harbors:
- a CDS encoding LLM class flavin-dependent oxidoreductase; translation: MPVTVVRFNLVEPGATPSSLRARYRAAVEMAAYADEQGIATVQTEEHHGVENNWLPSPFVFAGAVFGATRRIAVTVSAMIGPLHDPLRLAEDIAVLDLVSGGRLVTVAGIGYRPEEYAQFDVEWERRGTLQDEVLETLLRAWTGEPFAYRGRTVRVTPRPGTEPHPLLLVGGSSRAAARRAARLGLPFFPSAHLPELESYYKERLVEYGTEGWTMMPAAETPLLHVAEDPDRAWAEYGGHFLHEARTYASWQSAGIRSAVRSGASTVAELRAEGVYRIVTPDECVALGLDNYVLHPLAGGMPLEEGWRGLRLFAERVLPRLAG